A DNA window from Coffea arabica cultivar ET-39 chromosome 6c, Coffea Arabica ET-39 HiFi, whole genome shotgun sequence contains the following coding sequences:
- the LOC113693111 gene encoding uncharacterized protein: MSKTETSEIHSNTKSEETSNIPQTGDLQSIQAAYRLNGKNYLKWSQFVQTFLKGKGKISHLLGTGPKKGDPKFAAWDEEDSMVMSWLWNSMLPEISDTCMFLPTTQDIWTTIRQTYSKAGDAALIYEIKTKISATKQGNLSVTQYANLLQNLWQELDQYRCVQMLCSEDAATLKNFIEKDRVYDFLAGLNVEFDQVRVQILGKERLSSLNETISLIRAEENRREVMLEPKTLEGSTMISTKSNKDTIWCTYCKKSRHTRDDCFKLHGKEQVLSRKGGFKGGKAHLTAGKDQTQEKSNQAGMGEFKKEEIEKLRNLLNSLEKSSSTCSLAQSGFGYGEDDWTC, encoded by the exons ATGTCTAAAACTGAAACATCAGAAATCCACTCCAATACCAAATCAGAAGAGACCTCAAATATTCCACAAACAGGGGATTTGCAGAGTATCCAGGCAGCCTACAGGCTCAATGGAAAAAACTATTTGAAGTGGTCACAATTTGTTCAAACATTTCTCAAAGGAAAGGGAAAAATCAGCCACTTGCTTGGAACTGGACCGAAAAAGGGAGATCCTAAATTTGCTGCTTGGGATGAAGAGGATTCTATGGTCATGTCATGGCTGTGGAACTCCATGTTACCTGAAATAAGCGATACTTGTATGTTCCTACCAACAACTCAAGACATATGGACTACTATTCGACAGACCTATTCAAAGGCAGGAGATGCTGCCCTAATCTATGAGATCAAAACAAAGATCTCAGCCACTAAACAGGGCAACCTTTCTGTTACTCAATATGCCAACCTTCTGCAAAATCTATGGCAGGAACTGGACCAATATCGGTGTGTTCAGATGTTGTGTAGTGAAGATGCAGCCACCTTGAAAAACTTTATCGAAAAGGATAGAGTTTATGACTTCCTTGCAGGTCTGAATGTGGAATTTGATCAGGTCAGAGTCCAGATATTGGGGAAGGAAAGATTATCATCTCTGAATGAGACAATATCATTGATTCGAGCTGAAGAGAATAGGCGAGAAGTCATGTTAGAGCCTAAAACATTAGAAGGCTCGACAATGATTTCTACAAAGTCAAATAAAGACACAATTTGGTGCACGTACTGCAAAAAATCACGCCATACGCGAGATGATTGCTTCAAACTCCATGGGAAGGAACAAGTCCTTAGTCGTAAAGGAGGATTCAAAGGGGGAAAAGCCCACTTAACTGCTGGAAAAGAccaaacacaagaaaaatccAACCAGGCTGGTATGGGAGAattcaagaaagaagaaatcgAAAAGCTAAGAAACCTCCTAAATTCCCTTGAAAAGTCCTCTAGTACGTGTTCATTGGCTCAATCAG GATTTGGTTACGGGGAGGACGATTGGACTTGCTAA